The proteins below are encoded in one region of Segatella copri:
- a CDS encoding TonB-dependent receptor, whose amino-acid sequence MQKKVNLAMLALFSCSLAMAQNEKTDQNVAQGLDENAFTFSEAQLGEDDDMSSNVTILNSTSNVYASQAGYLFSPARFRYRAFNQKYNDVYINGASMNDMETGQFRFSNIGGLNRFSRNVDFALPFEANGYSMTGMAGSNNYDFRAGSMQEGQYASVGVANRNYTLRGLYSYSSGFNEKGWAITAGLTYRWANQGYVEGTIYNALSYFFGVQKKWMNGHSLSFSTWGNPTERSTQGASTDEAYWLANDYQYNPYWGYQNGHKRNSRVVNDFAPSAIATWDWEINDQMKLTTSVFGKYSMYKSTKLNYNNAENPQPDYWKNMPSANYYVWGDYKNGNNMYTWENWNNAVNYWQASKQNRQINWDRLYYANQQAAKNGQDLLYYVQAKHNDNLTLTLSSVLNTKLTKKSNLATGIMLGKSTNQHYQTLEDMLGGAIFHNINTYALGDYPKTDPRVQYDLNTAGPNNTGKLVYEGDKFGYDYRIDVNKANAWSTYTAEFYNMKAMLSGRIGYTGMNRRGYMRNGMAPNNSQGKSGTANFLDGGVKGSLNVDMGRGHAFSIGAGYELRAPMASTAFISPEISNDFVTNLKNERIFSSEFSYLYRNAWLSANVSGYYSRLENVTEWQNFYNDDENSFTYVSMTGLKKEYYGVEVGAKFKLTSWLDLKTLGAMSEAKNINNVNAVYMLSKSAEVYQDKAYVMNMRESGTPLTVGSIGLDAHVNGWFVNLNANYYDRIYLSYSPSYRYEKVLTNRQAAYKAFPEIFAPTTLDGMSWTEDAVAQEKGHGGWMVDLSIGKSVRLKKGSLNFNLMITNLLNNQTIVTGGYEQNSRSSYTLDANGNVKNPRLYQFSKNPKKYYTWGTNGMFQVSYRF is encoded by the coding sequence ATGCAGAAGAAAGTAAACTTAGCAATGTTAGCGCTCTTCTCGTGTTCATTGGCTATGGCTCAGAACGAAAAGACTGACCAGAACGTAGCACAGGGACTTGACGAGAATGCTTTCACCTTCTCCGAGGCACAGTTGGGCGAGGACGATGACATGTCATCCAATGTCACCATTCTCAATTCTACCAGCAACGTATACGCGAGCCAGGCAGGTTACCTGTTCTCGCCAGCACGTTTCCGCTACCGTGCCTTCAACCAGAAGTACAACGATGTCTATATCAACGGTGCTTCCATGAACGATATGGAGACCGGACAGTTCCGTTTCTCCAACATCGGCGGTTTGAACCGATTCTCCAGAAACGTAGACTTCGCCCTGCCTTTCGAAGCCAACGGCTATTCGATGACGGGCATGGCAGGCTCCAACAACTATGATTTCCGTGCCGGAAGCATGCAGGAAGGACAGTATGCAAGCGTAGGTGTTGCCAACCGCAACTATACCCTGCGCGGACTCTACTCCTACTCCAGCGGATTCAACGAAAAGGGATGGGCCATTACAGCCGGTCTCACCTACCGTTGGGCTAACCAGGGATACGTAGAGGGAACCATCTACAACGCCCTCTCCTATTTCTTCGGTGTACAGAAGAAGTGGATGAACGGCCACTCGCTGAGCTTCTCCACATGGGGTAACCCGACAGAAAGAAGCACCCAGGGAGCATCTACCGACGAGGCTTACTGGCTGGCAAACGACTACCAGTATAACCCATACTGGGGATACCAGAACGGACACAAGAGAAACTCACGCGTAGTGAACGACTTTGCCCCTTCGGCTATCGCTACATGGGACTGGGAAATCAACGACCAGATGAAGCTCACCACATCGGTGTTCGGAAAATACTCTATGTACAAGAGCACCAAGCTCAACTACAACAACGCAGAGAATCCACAGCCAGACTACTGGAAGAACATGCCATCAGCCAACTACTATGTATGGGGCGACTACAAGAACGGCAACAACATGTATACCTGGGAAAACTGGAACAACGCCGTAAACTACTGGCAGGCAAGCAAGCAGAACCGACAGATCAACTGGGACCGCCTGTACTATGCCAACCAGCAGGCTGCCAAGAACGGACAGGATCTGCTCTACTATGTTCAGGCTAAGCACAACGACAACCTGACCCTGACCCTCTCGTCCGTTCTGAACACCAAGCTGACCAAGAAATCGAACCTGGCTACGGGTATCATGCTCGGAAAGAGCACCAACCAGCACTATCAGACACTGGAAGACATGCTGGGCGGTGCCATCTTCCACAACATCAACACCTATGCCCTGGGCGATTATCCTAAGACCGACCCACGTGTACAGTACGACCTGAACACAGCCGGCCCTAACAACACAGGCAAGCTGGTTTACGAGGGCGACAAGTTCGGTTACGACTATCGCATCGACGTAAACAAGGCAAATGCATGGAGCACCTATACAGCCGAATTCTACAACATGAAGGCGATGCTGAGCGGACGTATCGGATATACCGGCATGAACCGCCGCGGCTACATGCGCAACGGTATGGCACCGAACAACAGTCAGGGCAAGAGCGGCACAGCCAACTTCCTGGACGGTGGCGTAAAGGGAAGTCTGAACGTGGATATGGGCAGAGGTCATGCCTTCAGCATCGGAGCCGGATATGAGCTGCGTGCGCCGATGGCAAGCACAGCCTTCATCTCGCCTGAAATCAGCAACGACTTCGTGACCAACCTCAAGAACGAGCGCATCTTCAGCTCAGAATTCAGCTACCTGTATCGCAACGCATGGCTGAGTGCCAACGTGAGCGGTTACTACAGCCGACTGGAGAACGTTACGGAATGGCAGAACTTCTACAACGATGATGAGAATTCATTCACCTACGTGAGCATGACCGGACTGAAGAAGGAATACTATGGTGTAGAGGTGGGCGCTAAGTTCAAGCTCACTTCATGGCTCGACCTGAAGACTCTGGGCGCTATGAGCGAGGCGAAGAACATCAACAATGTAAACGCCGTATACATGCTCTCAAAGAGTGCTGAGGTTTACCAGGACAAGGCTTACGTGATGAATATGCGCGAGAGTGGCACACCGCTCACAGTGGGAAGCATCGGTCTCGATGCCCACGTAAACGGATGGTTCGTCAACCTCAATGCCAACTACTACGACCGCATCTACCTCTCTTATTCTCCAAGCTACAGATATGAGAAGGTGCTGACCAACCGCCAGGCTGCCTACAAGGCATTCCCTGAAATCTTTGCTCCTACTACACTCGACGGTATGAGCTGGACTGAGGATGCTGTAGCCCAGGAGAAAGGTCACGGAGGATGGATGGTTGACCTGAGCATAGGCAAGAGCGTGAGACTGAAGAAGGGTTCTCTCAACTTCAACCTCATGATTACCAACCTGCTGAACAACCAGACTATCGTAACAGGCGGATATGAGCAGAACTCACGTTCAAGCTATACACTGGATGCTAACGGCAACGTGAAGAATCCACGCCTCTACCAGTTCTCTAAGAATCCTAAGAAGTATTACACCTGGGGTACCAACGGCATGTTCCAGGTATCTTACAGATTCTAA
- a CDS encoding uracil-DNA glycosylase family protein, whose protein sequence is MVENHPFEPWLPDNARLLMLGTFPPAEKRWCMPWYYPNFQNDMWRIFGIIYFQDKFHFVDVEKKTYRLDAIKEFLREKGVAIYDTAQQVIRTKNTASDKDLQIVQPADLDGMLRQLPHCRAVLTAGQLATKVFSEHFGIKEKPEMGGYAEFQFEGRRLRLYRMPSSSRAYPMAVEKKAEFYRKMFDEIL, encoded by the coding sequence ATGGTAGAGAATCATCCTTTTGAGCCGTGGCTGCCCGATAATGCGCGGCTGCTGATGCTCGGCACGTTTCCGCCTGCAGAAAAGCGGTGGTGCATGCCCTGGTATTATCCTAACTTCCAGAATGATATGTGGAGGATATTCGGGATTATCTACTTCCAGGATAAGTTCCATTTCGTGGATGTAGAGAAGAAGACCTACCGCCTCGATGCTATTAAGGAATTTCTCAGGGAGAAGGGCGTCGCCATCTATGATACCGCACAGCAGGTGATACGCACCAAGAATACGGCATCCGATAAGGACCTGCAGATCGTGCAGCCCGCCGATCTCGACGGCATGCTCCGCCAGCTGCCCCATTGCAGGGCGGTGCTCACAGCCGGCCAGCTTGCCACGAAGGTATTTTCAGAACACTTCGGCATCAAGGAAAAGCCTGAGATGGGAGGTTATGCAGAATTCCAGTTCGAGGGCCGCAGACTCCGTCTGTACCGCATGCCCTCCAGTTCCCGTGCCTATCCTATGGCAGTGGAGAAGAAGGCTGAATTTTACCGCAAGATGTTTGATGAAATCTTATAG
- a CDS encoding endonuclease/exonuclease/phosphatase family protein — MRKHLLLLAALLMIGLGATAQKKKSQTSGNRQFQVYAVGFYNQENLFDTCHDAGKNDYEYLPAKGWNGMKYTNKLKNMSRALADMGTDVLPNVGCAFIGLAEVENANVLKDLTAQPPLKARNMQFCHIEGPDKRGIDCALLYNPALFTVKNTRLVPYVQELAKDSAYKTRGFLTVRGELAGEDVAVIVCHWPSRFSVSFYRESGARQTKAVKDSLLKLNPTMKVFVMGDMNDDPTDASMHKVLKAKAEISEVGADDMYNPWYNILAKEGKGTLFYSGSWNLFDQIVITPNLLNRDSKNKDYSSLKFWKNHIFRRDYLIQQEGQYKGAPLRTKAGGRWLNGYSDHLPVVMYLVKEKK; from the coding sequence ATGAGGAAACATTTGCTCTTGTTGGCTGCCCTCCTCATGATTGGGCTGGGCGCTACGGCACAGAAAAAGAAGTCGCAGACTTCAGGCAACAGGCAGTTTCAAGTGTATGCTGTAGGTTTCTACAATCAGGAGAACCTCTTCGATACCTGCCATGATGCCGGTAAGAATGATTACGAGTATCTCCCTGCTAAGGGATGGAATGGTATGAAATATACCAATAAACTCAAGAATATGTCGCGCGCACTTGCCGATATGGGTACCGATGTGCTGCCTAACGTGGGCTGTGCCTTCATCGGTCTGGCTGAGGTTGAGAATGCCAACGTGCTGAAAGATCTCACCGCGCAGCCGCCTCTCAAGGCACGTAACATGCAGTTCTGCCATATCGAGGGTCCCGATAAGCGAGGCATCGATTGTGCGCTGCTCTATAATCCGGCACTCTTCACGGTGAAGAACACCCGATTGGTGCCTTACGTACAGGAACTCGCCAAGGATTCAGCCTACAAGACCCGTGGTTTCCTCACCGTACGTGGTGAGCTGGCGGGCGAGGATGTGGCGGTTATCGTATGCCACTGGCCAAGCCGTTTCTCCGTTTCGTTCTATCGCGAGAGCGGAGCACGCCAGACTAAGGCTGTAAAAGACAGTTTGCTGAAGTTGAACCCGACGATGAAGGTGTTCGTGATGGGCGATATGAACGATGATCCTACCGACGCCAGCATGCACAAGGTGCTGAAGGCGAAAGCTGAAATCAGCGAGGTAGGTGCCGATGATATGTACAATCCATGGTACAACATCCTGGCTAAGGAGGGCAAGGGAACCCTGTTCTACAGCGGTTCATGGAATCTCTTCGACCAGATTGTCATCACGCCTAATCTCCTGAACAGGGATAGTAAGAACAAGGACTACAGTTCTCTGAAGTTCTGGAAGAACCACATCTTCCGCCGCGATTACCTCATCCAGCAGGAAGGTCAGTACAAGGGTGCTCCTTTGCGTACCAAGGCAGGTGGCAGATGGCTTAACGGCTACAGCGATCACCTGCCGGTAGTGATGTACCTGGTGAAGGAAAAGAAGTAG
- the udk gene encoding uridine kinase, with protein MKDKVTVIGIAGGTGSGKTTVVKKLVEVLPPHYVAVVPLDSYYNDTSQMTEEERHQINFDHPSAFDWKLLHQQLADLRAGKAIEQPTYSYIKCNREPETVHVDPKPVVIIEGIMTLVDKKLRDLMDLKVFVDTDADERLIRNIQRDTIDRGRTVSMVVDRYLKVLKPMHEQFIEPTKRYADIIIPQGGENLKGIGILCKYVEGLIEK; from the coding sequence ATGAAAGATAAAGTGACCGTTATTGGCATTGCGGGAGGTACAGGCTCCGGCAAGACTACTGTGGTGAAGAAACTCGTAGAAGTGCTGCCGCCTCATTATGTGGCTGTGGTGCCCCTCGATTCATATTATAACGATACCTCGCAGATGACCGAGGAAGAACGTCATCAGATCAACTTCGACCACCCGTCGGCATTCGATTGGAAGCTTTTGCACCAGCAGCTCGCTGATCTGCGTGCTGGCAAGGCGATAGAGCAACCCACCTATAGTTATATCAAATGCAACCGTGAACCGGAAACGGTTCACGTTGACCCCAAACCGGTTGTGATCATCGAAGGCATCATGACGCTGGTGGACAAGAAGTTGAGAGACCTGATGGACCTGAAGGTGTTCGTGGATACCGATGCTGATGAGCGCCTGATACGCAACATTCAGCGTGATACCATCGACAGGGGTCGCACCGTATCGATGGTGGTAGACCGATACCTCAAGGTCCTGAAGCCGATGCACGAGCAGTTTATCGAACCCACCAAGCGCTATGCTGACATCATCATTCCGCAGGGTGGCGAAAACCTCAAGGGCATCGGTATCCTCTGCAAGTATGTAGAGGGACTGATAGAGAAATAA
- a CDS encoding biotin/lipoyl-binding protein: MKKKIQFSLVYRDMWQSSGKFQPRKDQLAKIAPVIIEMGCFSRVETNGGAFEQVNLLAGENPNDAVRAFCKPFNEVGIKTHMLDRGLNALRMYPVPDDVRALMYKVKAKQGTNITRIFDGLNDVRNIIPSIKWAKEGGMTPQCALCITNSPVHTLEYYMNIADQLIAAGAEEICLKDMAGIGQPAFLGKLTKMIKDKYPQIIIQYHGHSGPGLSMASILEVCNNGADIIDTAIEPLSWGKVHPDVISVISMLKNEGFEVPEINMSAYMKARAMTQEFIDEWLGYFINPGNKIMSSLLLGCGLPGGMMGSMMADLGGMRQTINNIRKKKGEEELSMDDLLIKLFDEVEYVWPRVGYPPLVTPFSQYVKNISLMNLLTMEQGKGRFVMMDDSMWGMILGKSGKIPGTIDPELVELAKKQGREFTDVDAHTLLTNALDDFKKEMDENGWDYGQDDEELFELAMHPEQYRNYKSGQAKKNFLADLQKAKDAKLGTTLTPAQLAEFKHAKADAIVAPVAGQLFWEFQGEGECQPAVEPYIGKEYKEGDAFCYIQAPWGEFETIPAALGGKLVEINAKQGSKVRKGDVIAYIERDAE; the protein is encoded by the coding sequence ATGAAGAAGAAAATTCAGTTCAGTCTCGTTTATCGAGACATGTGGCAGAGCTCTGGTAAGTTCCAGCCACGCAAGGATCAGTTGGCTAAAATTGCCCCAGTTATCATCGAAATGGGATGCTTTAGCCGTGTAGAGACTAACGGCGGTGCCTTCGAACAGGTTAACCTCCTGGCAGGTGAAAACCCTAACGATGCCGTACGCGCATTCTGCAAACCTTTCAACGAGGTGGGTATCAAGACTCACATGCTCGACCGCGGATTGAACGCTCTTCGTATGTATCCTGTGCCTGACGACGTGCGCGCCCTTATGTATAAGGTAAAGGCTAAGCAGGGTACCAACATCACACGTATTTTCGACGGACTGAACGATGTGCGCAACATCATTCCTTCTATCAAGTGGGCTAAGGAGGGTGGCATGACTCCACAGTGTGCACTCTGTATCACCAACTCTCCTGTTCATACCCTGGAATATTACATGAACATCGCCGACCAGCTCATCGCTGCCGGTGCAGAGGAAATCTGTTTGAAGGATATGGCAGGTATCGGCCAGCCAGCATTCCTCGGCAAGCTCACCAAGATGATTAAGGACAAGTATCCACAGATCATCATCCAGTATCACGGCCACTCAGGTCCTGGTCTCTCTATGGCTTCTATCCTCGAGGTCTGCAACAATGGTGCCGACATCATCGATACAGCCATCGAGCCATTGTCATGGGGTAAGGTTCACCCAGACGTAATCTCAGTTATCAGCATGCTGAAGAACGAGGGCTTCGAGGTGCCTGAAATCAACATGAGCGCTTATATGAAGGCTCGTGCTATGACTCAGGAGTTCATCGACGAGTGGCTCGGCTACTTCATCAACCCAGGTAACAAGATCATGTCTTCATTGTTGCTCGGTTGCGGTCTCCCTGGCGGTATGATGGGAAGTATGATGGCAGACCTCGGCGGTATGCGCCAGACCATCAACAACATCCGCAAGAAGAAGGGTGAGGAAGAGTTGTCTATGGACGACCTGCTCATCAAGCTCTTCGACGAGGTAGAGTATGTATGGCCACGCGTAGGTTATCCTCCATTGGTAACCCCATTCAGCCAGTATGTAAAGAACATCTCACTGATGAACCTCCTCACCATGGAGCAGGGCAAGGGTCGCTTCGTAATGATGGACGACTCTATGTGGGGTATGATTCTCGGTAAGAGCGGTAAGATTCCTGGAACTATCGACCCAGAACTCGTAGAGCTCGCCAAGAAGCAGGGCCGCGAGTTTACAGATGTTGATGCACACACATTGCTCACCAACGCCCTCGACGACTTCAAGAAGGAGATGGACGAGAACGGTTGGGATTACGGTCAGGACGACGAGGAACTCTTCGAGCTCGCTATGCACCCAGAGCAGTATCGCAACTACAAGAGCGGACAGGCAAAGAAGAACTTCCTGGCCGACCTTCAGAAGGCAAAGGATGCCAAGCTCGGTACAACCCTTACTCCTGCACAGCTTGCAGAGTTCAAGCACGCCAAGGCAGATGCCATCGTAGCACCAGTAGCCGGCCAGCTCTTCTGGGAATTCCAGGGCGAGGGCGAGTGCCAGCCAGCTGTAGAGCCATACATCGGCAAGGAATATAAAGAAGGTGATGCCTTCTGCTATATCCAGGCTCCTTGGGGCGAGTTTGAAACCATCCCAGCTGCATTGGGCGGCAAGCTCGTAGAAATCAATGCCAAGCAGGGCAGCAAGGTGCGCAAGGGCGATGTTATCGCTTACATCGAGCGCGATGCTGAGTAA